One window of the Salvia miltiorrhiza cultivar Shanhuang (shh) chromosome 6, IMPLAD_Smil_shh, whole genome shotgun sequence genome contains the following:
- the LOC130987401 gene encoding ATP-dependent Clp protease adapter protein CLPS1, chloroplastic, translating into METVISCGRVALSPNQAFHPTSGDRYSLHKQWANRSTLTSMPIAGLGKGGGVLDKPVIEKTTPGRESEFDLRKSRKMSPPYRVLLHNDNYNKREYVVQVLMKVIPGMTLDNAVNIMQEAHHNGLSVVIICAQADAEEHCMQLRGNGLLSSIEPASGTC; encoded by the exons ATGGAGACTGTAATTAGCTGCGGAAGAGTGGCTCTTTCCCCCAATCAAGCCTTCCACCCAACATCCG GGGATAGATACTCACTCCATAAACAGTGGGCGAACAGAAGCACACTGACGTCAATGCCAATTGCTGGTCTGGGGAAAGGTGGTGGGGTTTTGGACAAACCGGTAATAGAAAAAACAACTCCAGGGCGAGAATCTGAGTTTGATTTGAG GAAGTCTAGGAAAATGTCCCCACCTTATCGCGTGCTGCTGCACAATGACAACTACAATAAAAGGGAGTATGTTGTGCAAGTATTGATGAAGGTTATACCTGGGATGACTCTTGACAATGCCGTCAATATTATGCAAGAAGCACATCACAATGGCCTCTCCGTTGTGATAATATGCGCTCAAGCCGATGCAGAAGAACACTGCATGCAGCTTCGAGGCAACGGTCTTTTGAGCTCGATTGAGCCCGCGAGTGGTACTTGTTGA